From the Salinibacter grassmerensis genome, one window contains:
- a CDS encoding DUF3047 domain-containing protein: MTSVARLPVVWSLPLFVISTLVGLTAYAHHQPKYVGRFSGAEADSNGHPSGWRAVRFGDAETDTQYRLVERPIEDESTTVVRAVSDGGAGGLGRTVRLDPQQHPVLSWRWKVTNVLDKGDARTKDGDDYPARLYVTFDYDPSNFGLVDRAKYETLQALGYDQIPTRALNYVWASRVDQDTILPNAFTDWVQMIPVESGSTKVGTWLRERRNVRADYRRAFGEPPPPIDGVAIMTDTDNTGEEATAYYGDIVARRPPSIQESDLDWSDLTN; this comes from the coding sequence ATGACTTCAGTCGCACGCTTACCGGTTGTCTGGTCGCTTCCCCTCTTCGTGATCAGCACTCTGGTCGGCCTCACCGCCTACGCCCACCACCAGCCGAAGTACGTGGGGCGCTTTTCGGGCGCCGAGGCCGACTCCAATGGGCATCCGTCCGGGTGGCGAGCCGTCCGCTTCGGGGACGCAGAGACGGACACCCAATACCGGCTCGTTGAGCGACCGATCGAGGACGAATCCACCACCGTCGTTCGTGCCGTCAGCGACGGCGGGGCCGGGGGGCTGGGCCGCACGGTGCGCCTCGACCCGCAACAGCATCCGGTGTTGTCCTGGCGATGGAAGGTCACCAACGTGCTCGATAAGGGCGACGCCCGAACAAAAGACGGGGATGACTATCCGGCCCGGCTCTACGTTACCTTCGACTACGACCCGAGCAACTTTGGGCTGGTCGATCGCGCCAAGTACGAAACCCTGCAGGCCCTCGGGTACGACCAGATTCCGACCCGGGCACTGAACTACGTCTGGGCAAGCCGGGTCGACCAGGACACCATTCTCCCAAATGCGTTCACGGACTGGGTGCAGATGATTCCTGTGGAGAGCGGCTCGACGAAGGTAGGGACGTGGCTTCGCGAGCGGCGGAACGTCCGTGCGGACTACCGCCGGGCGTTCGGGGAGCCCCCACCGCCCATCGACGGCGTCGCCATCATGACCGACACCGATAACACCGGCGAGGAGGCCACTGCCTACTACGGAGACATCGTTGCCCGGCGCCCCCCCTCGATCCAGGAGTCGGACCTCGACTGGTCGGACCTGACCAACTGA
- a CDS encoding copper-translocating P-type ATPase, whose translation MVADFRRRFFVSLVATLPILALSPMIQRWLGWENTLGFPGDTMALLALSTFVYGYGGWPFLTGLVDELRERTPGMMTLVAFAVTVAYAYSAAVALGVPGQMFFWETATLIDLMLVGHWVEMRSVMGASRALEKLARLMPSTAHRVTDEGDTEEVPIRDLTPDDRVRVKPGENIPADGTVVSGSSSVNESMLTGESVPVEKAEGDEVIAGAVNGTGALVVSVEKTGESSYLNQVIGLVREAQASQSRTQNLADRAAYWLTLIALTAGALTFGTWYVGLGETFVFSLERAVTVMVITCPHALGLAIPLVVSVSTGLGAQRGLLIRDRGAFELARNLDTVVFDKTGTLTEGRFGVTDVLVFAAEGEEDVLRTAAAAEQDSEHPIAAGILRAAEDRALDRPEASHFEALTGRGVRATVDGTEVRVLSPEAARDEGGLPAHDAESLQRQGKTVVYVVRDGTALGALALADVLREESREAIRSLHALGIDAVMLTGDSKRVADWVAQEVGVDRVIAEVLPDEKSDVIEELQAEGRLVAMTGDGVNDAPALATADVGIAIGAGTDVAVETADIVLVESDPRDAVGIVRLARATYRKMVQNLWWATGYNVIAIPLAAGVLATAGILLSPAVGAVLMSLSTVIVAVNARFLSLD comes from the coding sequence ATGGTCGCGGACTTCCGCCGCCGGTTCTTCGTAAGTCTGGTGGCGACGCTCCCCATTCTCGCGCTCAGTCCCATGATTCAGCGGTGGCTGGGTTGGGAGAACACCCTGGGCTTCCCGGGGGACACGATGGCGCTACTGGCCCTCTCCACATTCGTATACGGCTACGGAGGGTGGCCCTTCCTGACCGGGCTCGTCGACGAGCTGCGAGAACGGACGCCCGGAATGATGACACTCGTGGCCTTTGCGGTGACCGTGGCATACGCCTACAGCGCCGCCGTGGCCTTGGGGGTGCCCGGCCAGATGTTTTTCTGGGAGACCGCCACGCTCATCGACCTCATGCTGGTGGGGCACTGGGTCGAGATGCGATCGGTCATGGGGGCGAGCCGTGCGCTCGAAAAGCTGGCCCGCCTGATGCCGAGCACGGCCCACCGCGTGACCGACGAGGGCGACACCGAAGAGGTGCCCATCCGGGACCTGACGCCGGACGACCGAGTGCGCGTCAAGCCCGGTGAGAACATCCCGGCCGACGGCACCGTGGTGAGCGGGTCGTCGAGTGTCAACGAAAGCATGCTCACCGGCGAGAGTGTCCCCGTTGAGAAGGCCGAAGGAGACGAGGTAATCGCCGGCGCCGTCAATGGCACAGGCGCGCTCGTGGTGTCGGTGGAGAAGACCGGCGAGTCGAGCTATCTCAACCAGGTGATTGGCCTCGTCCGGGAGGCGCAGGCGTCCCAGAGTCGTACCCAAAACCTGGCCGACCGGGCGGCCTACTGGCTTACGCTGATTGCGCTCACCGCGGGGGCACTTACGTTTGGAACGTGGTACGTCGGGCTCGGCGAGACTTTCGTCTTCAGCCTGGAGCGGGCGGTGACGGTGATGGTGATTACGTGCCCCCACGCCCTCGGCCTAGCGATTCCGCTCGTGGTCTCCGTCAGCACCGGGCTTGGGGCCCAGCGTGGCCTCCTCATCCGCGATCGGGGCGCGTTCGAGCTGGCGCGGAATCTCGACACGGTCGTCTTCGACAAGACGGGCACACTCACGGAGGGCCGCTTCGGCGTGACGGACGTGCTCGTGTTTGCCGCGGAGGGGGAGGAGGACGTGCTTCGCACCGCGGCCGCCGCAGAGCAGGACAGCGAGCACCCCATCGCGGCCGGCATCCTCCGCGCCGCCGAGGATCGGGCCCTGGACAGGCCGGAGGCGAGTCACTTCGAGGCCCTGACGGGACGCGGCGTCCGCGCCACGGTGGACGGCACTGAGGTACGGGTGCTGAGCCCGGAGGCGGCCCGGGACGAGGGGGGGCTGCCTGCCCACGATGCCGAGTCGCTCCAGCGTCAGGGGAAGACGGTCGTGTACGTCGTGCGGGACGGCACCGCGCTGGGCGCACTGGCCCTGGCCGACGTGCTCCGTGAGGAGTCGCGGGAGGCGATCCGGTCCCTCCACGCCCTCGGGATCGACGCGGTCATGCTCACAGGTGACAGCAAGCGTGTTGCGGACTGGGTGGCCCAAGAGGTGGGGGTCGACCGCGTGATCGCGGAGGTGCTGCCCGACGAGAAGAGCGACGTGATCGAAGAGCTACAGGCGGAGGGACGCCTCGTGGCCATGACGGGCGACGGGGTGAACGACGCCCCGGCCCTCGCCACCGCCGACGTGGGCATCGCGATCGGGGCGGGCACGGACGTGGCGGTCGAGACCGCCGACATTGTGCTCGTGGAGAGTGACCCGCGAGACGCGGTGGGCATCGTCCGTCTGGCACGGGCTACGTACCGCAAAATGGTGCAGAATCTGTGGTGGGCCACCGGCTACAACGTGATTGCCATTCCGCTGGCGGCGGGCGTCCTCGCCACTGCGGGCATTCTGCTGAGCCCGGCCGTCGGTGCCGTCCTGATGAGCCTGAGCACCGTGATTGTCGCCGTCAATGCCCGTTTCCTTTCGCTCGACTGA
- a CDS encoding cupredoxin domain-containing protein: MTFFWLFRWESSAAWLIAVFALGLIARGGEAAPTDRSFRGASPSADTIEVTMTDHAYDPSTLTVPAGEPVTLQFANDGTVEHYFVVGASVASDKEGFEQNLFEGVSIEKNKRPGGHADEEGSHDEGGDHEEEEGDRHENEFELPPGGSGSMTFTLPASKAGTYTIACFETTGGQKHYEMGMEGTLRVTTPDDE, from the coding sequence ATGACGTTCTTCTGGCTCTTCCGTTGGGAATCCTCGGCCGCCTGGCTCATCGCTGTCTTCGCCCTCGGGCTCATTGCCCGTGGTGGCGAGGCCGCCCCGACCGACCGCTCGTTTCGAGGTGCCTCTCCCTCCGCCGATACAATTGAGGTCACGATGACGGATCACGCCTACGATCCGTCCACGCTCACTGTCCCGGCGGGAGAACCGGTCACGCTGCAGTTTGCCAACGACGGCACCGTGGAGCACTATTTCGTGGTGGGGGCCTCGGTGGCCAGCGACAAGGAGGGGTTTGAGCAAAACCTTTTTGAGGGCGTCTCGATCGAGAAGAACAAGCGGCCCGGCGGCCACGCCGATGAGGAGGGGAGCCACGATGAGGGAGGAGACCACGAGGAGGAAGAGGGCGATCGCCACGAGAATGAATTCGAGCTGCCGCCGGGCGGGAGTGGGTCCATGACGTTCACCCTACCGGCCTCCAAGGCGGGCACCTACACCATTGCGTGCTTCGAGACGACGGGCGGGCAGAAGCACTACGAGATGGGCATGGAGGGCACCCTGCGGGTCACGACCCCGGACGACGAGTAG